In Canis lupus dingo isolate Sandy chromosome 1, ASM325472v2, whole genome shotgun sequence, a single genomic region encodes these proteins:
- the LOC112643389 gene encoding zinc finger protein 665-like, whose protein sequence is MNTGENSKNECENDLNQSSNVDDQQRIHVGRNPFRCNQPGNMFCQGPRLSIHNTVHSGEKSDICKECGKDFDLDSVLPQRHRMRTGKEPYKCEECGKTFKVCSSLNIHRRIHTGEKPYKCEECGKAFIQRSNLIIHHRIHTGEKPYKCKECGKAFKTHSGLTQHHRVHTAEKPYKCKECGKAFKHNSSLTQHHRIHTGEKPYKCKECGKAFKQPSHLSKHHRIHITGERYKCEECGRAFTQHSRLTQHHSIHTDEKPHKCKECGKAFHKHSYLTQHHRIHTGEKPHKCKECGKAFHKHSHLTQHHRIHTGEKPYKCKECGKAFNQHSSLSSHHRIHTEEKPYKCKECGKAFKHVSTLTHHYRIHTGEKPHKCKECGKAFHKHSYLTEHHRIHTGEKPYKCKECGKAFNQHSHLISHHRIHTGEKPYKCKECGKAFIQQSHLNTHHRIHTREKL, encoded by the coding sequence ATGAATACAGGAGAGAATTCTAAAAATGAATGTGAGAATGATCTTAACCAGTCCTCCAATGTTGATGATCAACAGAGAATTCATGTGGGAAGAAACCCATTCAGGTGTAATCAACCTGGGAACATGTTTTGTCAAGGACCAAGGCTAAGTATACATAACACAGTCCATAGTGGAGAGAAAAGTGACATTTGTAAGGAATGTGGCAAAGATTTTGACTTGGACTCAGTACTACCTCAACGTCACAGAATGCGTACTGGAAAGGAACCATACAAATGTGAAGAATGTGGTAAAACATTTAAGGTCTGCTCATCCCTAAATATACATAGGCGAatccatactggagagaaaccttacaaatgtgaagaatgtggcaaggcctttaTTCAGCGCTCAAACCTTATTATtcatcacagaattcatactggagagaaaccttacaaatgtaaagaatgtggaaaGGCCTTTAAGACTCATTCAGGTCTTACTCAACATCACAGAGTTCATACTGCAGagaaaccttataaatgtaaagaatgtggcaaggcTTTTAAACATAACTCAAGCCTTACTCAgcatcacagaattcatactggagagaaaccttacaaatgtaaagaatgtggcaaagCCTTTAAGCAGCCTTCACACCTCTCtaaacatcacagaattcatatTACAGGAGAACGTTACAAATGTGAAGAATGTGGCAGGGCCTTTACACAGCACTCACGCCTTACTCAACATCACAGCATTCATACTGATGAGAAACCTcacaaatgtaaggaatgtggcaaggcctttCATAAGCATTCATATcttactcaacatcacagaattcatactggtgagaaacctcacaaatgtaaggaatgtggcaaggcctttCATAAGCATTCACATcttactcaacatcacagaattcacactggagagaaaccttacaaatgtaaagaatgtggcaaggcctttaaCCAACATTCAAGCCTTTCTAGccatcacagaattcatactgaagagaaaccttacaaatgtaaagaatgtggcaaggcTTTTAAACATGTCTCTACCCTTACTCACCATtacagaattcatactggagagaaacctcacaaatgtaaggaatgtggcaaggcctttCATAAGCATTCATATCTTACTGAACATcacagaattcacactggagagaaaccttacaaatgtaaagaatgtggcaaggcctttaaCCAGCACTCACACCTTATTAGTCATCatagaattcacactggagagaaaccttacaaatgtaaagaatgtggcaaggcctttaTCCAGCAGTCACACCTTAATACTCATCATAGAATTCATACTAGAGAGAAACTTTAA